A single window of Plectropomus leopardus isolate mb chromosome 12, YSFRI_Pleo_2.0, whole genome shotgun sequence DNA harbors:
- the neurod6b gene encoding neurogenic differentiation factor 6-B: MLTLPFEEPHMMCEPRFGANYPRESLPESLEQERQHEPERSNSDMREAEDDISDREEDEREDDQDDNGLPKKRGPRKKRPGKEHDRAKLRRQEANARERSRMHGLNAALESLRKVVPCYSKTQKLSKIETLRLAKNYIWALSETLSAGKRPDLLAFVQTLCKGLSQPTTNLVAGCLQLNARNFLTDHNGEVMFSGRSPYDAMYSYPGSDMNTPPGHSGSGLDSSAKPFRHYSYSGAYEPYYENPSPESGSPHFDSQLSPPMNFNGIFSLKHDDPPDYGKSSHYGMRYCSAPGRTALAHNSMYRVSQEGRFPYDLHVRSQSFQAQGEVNGSFHN; encoded by the coding sequence atgtTGACACTGCCATTCGAGGAACCTCATATGATGTGTGAGCCGCGGTTTGGTGCCAATTATCCCCGTGAAAGCTTACCTGAGAGCCTGGAGCAGGAGCGCCAGCACGAGCCAGAGAGGTCCAACTCAGACATGAGGGAGGCCGAGGATGACATCTCCGACAGAGAGGAAGACGAGAGGGAGGACGATCAGGATGACAACGGGCTCCCTAAAAAGCGGGGCCCGCGAAAAAAGAGGCCCGGCAAGGAGCACGACAGGGCCAAACTACGGCGCCAGGAAGCCAACGCCCGAGAGCGCAGCCGGATGCACGGCTTAAACGCGGCGTTGGAGAGCCTGCGCAAAGTTGTACCGTGCTActccaaaactcaaaaactgtCCAAGATTGAGACCCTCAGACTGGCTAAAAATTACATCTGGGCCCTGTCAGAGACCCTGAGCGCGGGGAAGAGACCGGACCTGCTCGCCTTCGTGCAGACTTTGTGCAAAGGATTATCTCAACCCACGACCAACTTGGTGGCCGGTTGTTTGCAGCTGAACGCGAGAAATTTCCTCACAGACCACAACGGGGAGGTGATGTTCTCTGGCAGGTCGCCATATGATGCCATGTACTCGTACCCCGGCTCAGACATGAACACGCCCCCCGGCCACAGCGGCAGCGGCTTGGACAGCAGCGCCAAGCCGTTCAGACACTACAGCTACAGCGGCGCGTACGAGCCCTACTATGAGAACCCGTCCCCTGAGAGCGGGAGCCCACATTTTGACAGCCAGCTGAGCCCCCCGATGAACTTTAACGGGATTTTCTCCCTAAAACACGACGACCCACCAGACTACGGTAAAAGCAGCCACTATGGCATGCGCTACTGCAGTGCGCCAGGACGCACGGCTCTTGCGCACAACTCCATGTACCGAGTCTCCCAAGAGGGCCGTTTCCCCTACGATCTGCACGTCCGCAGCCAGTCCTTCCAAGCACAAGGGGAAGTTAATGGCTCTTTCCACAATTAA